From the genome of Amycolatopsis camponoti:
ATTTGGCCGCGGTGGGCGTCGGGACGGCCGCTGCTGACGGGCGAGTGGCTTCAACGCCCGGGCGGCCACCACCAGGCTTGGCTGCACGTCGTGCGGAACTCGTGGTTCGCCACCGGTCACGGTGCTGTCAGGTACGGGAACGCGGAGGTGATGACCCTCGACGGTGCATCGACTGTGACGAAGGCCGGCTTTTACTGTGCGTTGGGCGAAGCCGCCAACGGTCCGGGGGGCTACTTCGGTTCGAATCTCGACGCCCTCGCCGATTGCCTCCGCTCGAGTCCGGTGGGGACGCGACCGGTCAGGCTCCTGTGGAAAGACTTCTCCTCCTCTGAAGAGGCACTGGGGAAGCAGTTCGTGAGCGCGATCACGGCTGTCTTGGGTGAGTTCGGCGTGGTCGTCGAGGTTCGATGACTCCGGACGACATGGGTGAGGACAGCAGGGGCGGTTTGCCCGCCGCACTGTCCCGGTCGAGTTCTTCGAGTCCCGAACCGCCGCCCACGTCGCCGGTGAGATGGTCGACGTGATGCCGGGCGACTTGCTCGCCTCGGAGGAGATCGCGCTGCTGGACCGGGCGCTGGTGGAGTGGGGTGGTCCTGCCCGGTGTAGTGACGAGCTGGTCGCGGCGGAGATCGTCTTCGTCGGTGATCCGGCGGGTACGGGGTGCGAGTGGCCGACGACGACCGGGCTTGACGGTGTGGTGACGCTCCCGACTTTGCGTGGAATCCAGTGGAATCCAGTGGAAGCTGGGGGAAGGTTGTTCGCGCGTACTACGGGAAGCGGCCGAGCGAGGCGTGACAGAAGAGATCCGGTGGTTGAGTGAGTGGTTCTCGAGTCAATGCGACGGCGACTGGGAGCACGAGTTCGGCGTCCGGCTCGAGACGTTGGACAATCCGGGTTGGAGGCTGCGCGTCGACATCGTGGGCACCAGTGTGGAGGGCCGAGTGCTGCCGAGGTCGAAAGTGGACCTTGGAGCGGGTCGTTGGCTCTGGACGTCAGCTGACGGGACAAGTTACGAAGGGTCCTGTGACGTGCGGTCGCTGCGTGAGTTGGTCGCTGCGTTCCGGGGGTTCGTGTCGTCTCTGGGGTGAGGAACGGTCATGACCGAGCAAGCGAGTGGTATGCGACGCGCCGCGTTCCGGTGAACCGAAGTCAACGATCCGGCGTACGAGGCGCTGGTCACGCTAGAGCGGGCGACTGAGCTCGACGCGGCCATCGGGCGCCTCGCCGCGCTCCGACGATTGAGCTCATGGCGCGCAGCAGGCTCCGGCCGAGCCGCTCGATGGCGTCCCGGTACAAGCCGTCAGCCCGCTCGCCGGTCGTCATCAACGCCCGGGACCGGGCGACGATGCCCTGAGCCGCGTCGTTGGGCAGGTGGACCGTGGCCTCGAGCACGTGGTGGAGGGCGTCCTCCGCGACTGCCGTCCGGCCGGCTCGGATTGCGGCTTTGAGCAGCTCCACCGCGGCCCAGGCGGACAGATACATCCGGGGGTGGTAGTCGACGGCCGCGCGCGCGGCGACCAGCGCTTCTTCGTACTGGCCGAGCCCGTTGCACAGAACGGCGCGGGAGAAGTCGCAGCGCTCGGTCACCGTTCCCTGCCCGGCCGCCGTGGCCTCGGTCAGGACGGCCTCGATCACCGCCCGAGCCTTTGGCGCCGTCTCCGGCCGCATCGGTTTCCGCGATCGCTTGCGCGACGTCGGCGAAGTCACCGCACCGCACCCCGGCTTGCGCGAAGACACTGCACCCGGCCGAGGTCGTACCCGTTCGCCCAGTACTGGACCAGCGCCCGGATCGTCGCCAGCTGCACCCCCTGGGAGCGATCGCCCACGAGCTCCCGGCTCGGCCAGCGCGTCGCCGCCAGCCGGTGGCGTAGGTCGTCGAGCGCCCCTTTGCGGAAGGACACGGTGAACGGTCGGATCGCGTGGCTCGTTTGCTGCTCGAGCGTGGTCATCTCATGCGCGGCCTTTCCCTCGAATTCCGGCACGAACGGATCCGGGTACGGGAGGCGGTATGCCCCTCGCCGGCTCTTCGGATGTGCACCAGCGTGGCAACCCGCTCGGGCGATTCGCGCCCGTGGAAGATCCCGGTCGACACACTGGGGCAGGGCCCCAGGGGGCGCCCGGGTTTTGGTGAGTCGGACCATCGACCCGGTTCGGAACGGGCAGTTCGTTCGGCTGGGGCAACCTGGACGGCCCTTCTGGGCGTCAGTCCGGCACGGGAACGCCGGGAGGTCGCTTTGGATGTGCCGTCGAATGTTCTGCTGCCGGGTGAGCGGTTGCTGTGGTCGGGACGGCCACAGCGTTTCACCCTTGCTCGGTTCGACTGGCTTCAGCTCGTCTTCGGGCTGTCCTGGTTGATCGCGACCATCGTGGTCCCGGTGGCCAGGCACCAATCGCTGTCGTTCTTGGCCTGGGTCGTCGGGGTGGGAGGTGTCGCGTCCCTCTGGGTGCCGGTCGTCGTCAGGTTGCGGGGGCGGCGCGGTGTCGAGTACGTCGTGACCGACCGGCGGATCGTGCTGGCCGATCGCTTCTCGGGGAGGACGCGCGCATCGGCGTATCTGGGCACGTTGCCGCCGCCGGTGGTCCGGATCCGGCGAGACGGCAGCGGAACCATCGTCTTCGGCAGGTTCTCGCGTGCCCGTGTGATGCCCCCTCCTTCGTTGGGGCCCCTGGTGTTGACGGGACTGGTCGCCGTGCCGGAGGCCGGGCGTGTTCGCGATCTGATCGCGTGGGCGCAGGCCGGGCAGGCCTGACCTCACCCGGCATCCGCCCATCGGCGTGAGCGTGCGTCGTGGCAGGATGACGGGCACCTTCCGCGCCGCACCGGTCAACGAGCTGAAATCCGCCGAGTTTCGATCACCTTGGTGTTGTAGTAGGCACCGTTCACGACCGTCGTCTCGACAAGGACCTCGAAATGTTTCATCTTTTTCAGCCTGCGGAGGAGCTTCCGGTCTCCGAGTTTCTCCGCTGCGGCTGCGGTGCCATGTTCCCAGCAGCCCGCCACGATGACGATTTCCGACGTATCCGGAGCCAAGGGGTTCGGCGTCCGGATGATCAAGGCGTGGTCTCTGACCGGATAGCCTGACTCCTCGTACTGCGGCGCCAGCGTTCGGCCTGATCTCAGGTCGTTCACGACGTGCGCCTCGTGGTCCGGATCTTCGGCGAAAGCGTAGGAGACTACTCCGTCCAGCTTCGCCAGCATGGTCCTCGTCACGTCGTTAGCCACCGGCCCGCCGATCAGGACGAGGTCGGAACTCAGTTCACGCGGGGTCAATTGCTTCGACTCGGTGATCTTCCCGGCGAAGCCCAGCTTGCGGAGCTGGGCTTCGATTTCAACGAGGGCCTGGATGTCACCCATGCCGACCACGCCGGCTCTGGCCCACCGTTGCCGCGGTCCGAAGTCGTGGGCTCCCAGGACGATCAGCGGGTGGCGGCCACCCAGCGCCCGCCAGAATCTGCGCGCACGGACCAGCTTCAGGCGTCGTCTCGCGGTCGTCGTCGACCAGACCAGCACGCCCCCGATGGCTGCCGCGATCAGATTGCTGGAGATGTCGGGGAAGGCTTGGACCAGCCAGCCACCGATTCCTCCGACAGCCGGCTCCATTCACAACACCCCCATCGACACGAGTCCGCTTACCCAGTCGCACTCAGCCTAGGTCCTGTTACTGCCTGCTTAGCTGCTCGGTCAGCACCGCGCGGAGCTTGCCCGGGACACAGCAGCTGCACCCGCCGCCATCAGCCACAGTTCGGCCGCGTCGGTTATAGCACGCTCTGCGGCCTGAGCGGGTGTCGGTATAGCAGGTCGAGTAGATGGTCAACATACTGAAAGTGGTGCACCAGCGAGGTGCCCAGTGGCTATTCGTTATGCCCATAGATTTCCAAAACAGTAGTGAGTGCAGTAGCCGCGTCTTCGCCGATAGCTCCTCGAACTGCCTCGTCAAATCTTTGTGCCCCTACCACATCGCGCAGGGACTGAAGTCGGCGAAGATCAAAAACCTGTTCGTGCAGATTCAGCTGAACGCGCACGTGGGCGGCGTGCGCGTGATGCGCGACAGCACCGATATGGTCGTTCATTGCTTCAGCGAGAGTTCCAAGCTGACTGGTTGTGATGGCCATGCCGGGGCGGTCGCCGAGCTCTTCGTCGATGGTAAGTGCGTCGGTGTAGCGGCGTTCGGCTTCGGTGTAGTCACCCCGGGCTTGGGCAAGGATGCCGAGTTGGTAGTAGGTGATGGCCATGCCGGCGCGGTCGCCGAGCTCCTCCAGGATGGTGAGTGCGACGGTGTAGCGGCGTTCGGCTTCGGTGTAGTCACCGCGGGCCCGGGCAAGGATGCCGAGCTGCCCGTAGCTGCGGGCCATGTCGGCGCGGTTGCCGAGCTCCTCGTTGATGGTGAGTGCGTCGGTGTAGCGGCGTTCGGCTTCGGTGTAGTCACCCCGGTCCTGGGCGAGGGTGCCGAGTTGGTGGTAGGTGCTGGCCATGCCGGCGCGGTCGCCGAGCTCCTTTTTGATGGTGAGGGAGTTGGTGTAGCGGCGTTCTGCTTCGGTGTAGTCACCCCGGGCTTGGGCGAGGGTGCCGAGTTGGTGGTAGGTGATGGCCATGCCGGGGCGGTCGCCGAACTCCTTTTTGATGGTGAGGGAGTCGGTGTAGCGGCGTTCTGCTTCGGTGTAGTCACCCCGGGCCTGGGCCAGCATGCCTAGCTGCCCGTAGCTACTGGCCATCCTGGCGCGGTCGCCGAGCTCCTCCAGGATGGTGAGTGCGTCGGTGTAGCGGCGTTCGGCTTCGGTGTAGTCACCCCGGGCTTGGGCGAGGATGCCGAGTTGGTGTTGCCACGGTACTTGCTGATCTACTGTCCGTGCCAGGACAGCGAGTGTGTGATGGATAAGTGCCAGTTCGTGATCCCAGCCGCCCACAGCATGAAGTCGGCGAGCGATGGTCCAACTAATTGCTTCTGCCTCGTCTAGTTGGTCGCCTGCGATGAGGTGGTGGCGCGCTTCCAGAGCGTCGTGCAGATCCGCCTCGCGGTCCTGAGGCCAGACCCTGATGCGCCAGTTCCAGTATTCCGCGGCCTTGCGGTGCGCTTGCCGCAGCTCGTCGTCGCGGCAGCGGCGTTCGAGAGCGGAGGCGGTCCAGCGATGCACGAACACCACCCCGGCCTCAGAATCCACGGTCAACAGACTGGTCGCCGCCAATGCCGCTACGAGGTCGCCAAGGTCGTATGAAGATGACCGTGGTGGCATCGGCACAGCCGCGAGCTCGTCGAGATCGGATTGAACCTGGGCCAGCACGTGCGCCGGCAGCTTGCCGATATCAAACTCGGCCAACGGGATATGTTGCTGCTCAAGCACATCCGAGATGTGTTGCTGTGCGCCTTCATATTCCGGTACATGTGCGGCGTCCTCGTCGACGTCGCCGATCTGGAACAGCAGCGCATCAAGGCCGAACGGTTCCCGGTAGACGGATGCGCCGAGCAGCAGCTCGCGTGCACCGGGGTGCTTCTCGAGCGTGCGCAGGAGTGCGTCGAGCAGAACGTCATCGGCGATCAGCGTCACCGTCTGCGCCAGCGCAGCGTCGAGCGTGTCGGCAGTCACGGCAGCTTGAGCCTTGGGGTGGGCCTGCAGCGCCTTGCTCAGGCGTGCGGTGACGTCGTGGTAACGGGCGTGGCCGTGGTTGAGGAGGGCGTCGAGGTATTCGAGGCTGCGGGGATGCCCGCCGACCAGTCGCCACACCTTCTCGAGGTCGTCATCGTCCAGCCGGTCCAGTGCCGGCAGCGACCAGATCAGCTTGAATGTCTCGGCCATCGACATCGGCCCGACCAGCGAAGACCGCAGATGCCGGTGCGCGTCGCCGGGCAGGCTGAACTCATAGCGGGACGTGACCAGCAACCGGCTCTCACCCGGATCCGTAGCCCAGCGCGCCAGCAGATTTGCTAGCGCGTCGTCGCCAAGCCGGCGGTTGGTGAGGTTGTCTTCGAAGTTGTCGAGCACCAGCAGGACCGGGACCTGACTGAACACTTCTTCGCATAAGGCGAGGAACCGGTCTTGCCACGCCTCGCTGACCTGGCTGGCATAGCCGACAATGCGCAGCAGCTGTTCGTAGCCGCCCTGTGTCGCCAGATGACGGCGAAGCGCGCCGGTCACCGCGGCGAGCACGTCATCCACTGACACTTCGCCCGTACAAACGGCGACCACCGGAAACTGCAGATGTTGTAGAAGTTCCGCGGCCAAGGTCGTCTTCCCGACGCCGCCGATACCGTGCAGGACGACACCGCTGACCGCACGCCCCGCAAGAGCGGCCGGCAGAGCTCGCTGCTCGCGACGACGGCCGACGAACTCGCCGTGACCACGCCACAGCAACCCACCCACCGACCTGCTCCTCGGCCACGACACCCGTTCCTGCTCTGCCGGATCAAACACCCTCATCGAGCCGGAACCCGCCAGAACAGTGACGACGCTCCATTCGTCCAGCGCCGCCAGGATGCTCTCTCGCGGATGCTCCGAGGCCGCCAGGTACAGCTGGACGATCCGGCGGGCATCGGCGACCGCGGCGACCACGTCCGGGACCGACGACTGCGCGAGTTCCTGATAGACGCGGGCGAACAGCGCGGTGGCGTACCAGTCGGTCACCGAGGTTTCGGTCCCGATGATGGCGCTCGCGCCGTGCTCGATCAGGTTTGCCGCCAGCGACGGCGCTCCTTCCTCGCCGGGAACGTCGGTGTAGCAAGCGGCCAGGCAGATCACCGGCGGCATCATCCCCGGCGGGACCGCCTCCTCCACCAACTCCTCTCCAGTCACCGCCCGCGCTGCGCCGTCGTCGTCTTCGAGCACGAGGACACCGGGGCCACCATGGCATGACAGGTGCAGAACGTGCGCTGGTGCCTCGTCCAGGGCGGCGCGGATTGCCGCGGTCGTCGCGAACGGCACCACCCGCACGTCCGCGTCACCGGCGCGGGCGCCGCGGACCGCGGCGACCACGTTGCGGAGTTCGCGTTCGTAGTCCAGCAGCGCACCGCCGCCGCGTTCCGGGGCGGAGATCGCGACCAGGATCCGCAGCGGCCCCGGAATCTTGCGGACCTTCGGTGCCTGCACCTGACGGAACACGGTGACCAGCGGACACAAGGCCAGCGGTCGCGACGTCACCGGGTCTGGCAGCGACTCCCACGGCAGTCCAGGCCATCCCGGCGCGTCGATGCCGAGACGGACCGGCACATGTTCGGTTGTGGCGCGCCGCAGCATCCGCGCCAGCGCGTCCGCGATCGGCGCGGGCAGGAACGATTCCGCCAGCAACTGCCCGGCCCGCCGCAGCGACACTGCTCCTATCGACTCGGCACGTTCCGCGTCGGGCGCGATCGTGCGGTCCACGGCGCCGGCGCCGGCGCCGGCGCGGGCCCGGGCGCGGTGCGCGTCGCCCAGCACGGCAGCAAGGCCCTCGCTGACCCCGCGATGGGGTGCCGTGATGGCGATGTTCGGGCCGGTCAGTCGGACCTCGGTCTCCGACATCGACAGCACCAGATCGACGGCCTCGCCCAGATCCGGCGCGCCGTCGACCACGACGTCAACGACGCCGGCCAGGAGGTTCTCGATGTCTTCAGTGCGGGCCACCCACACCGAATGCTCCAGCCAGCCGTCCGCCGCGTTGTAGCGGGCCGACACGACCCCGACCACCCGATCGTCGGAGATCCGCCGGACTGGGGCGCCGCTCATGCCTTTCATGACGTCTTTCGCCGACAACCGTCCCAGCGGGACTTGCCGGTCCCGGGTCGTCCCGCCCGCCCAGTGTCCGGGTGCGTCGAGGTGCCGGTACTCGTGTTCGGGGTCGTCTACCTCGACGACCCCGGTGACCACGACGGGATCGTTGAGTTCCGTCCAGTCGGTCGCGAACCACCCGGTCACCGACCCGGGTAACGGCTGTGACGCCCGCAGTACGGCTAGATCGTGCA
Proteins encoded in this window:
- a CDS encoding Imm53 family immunity protein, with the translated sequence MTEEIRWLSEWFSSQCDGDWEHEFGVRLETLDNPGWRLRVDIVGTSVEGRVLPRSKVDLGAGRWLWTSADGTSYEGSCDVRSLRELVAAFRGFVSSLG
- a CDS encoding tetratricopeptide repeat protein, which codes for MLNDEGASVGTCFQVSPSVLVTAWHVLNDLGRGAEHDTVSIDALNGAIEPTTAQVIRTDPLHDLAVLRASQPLPGSVTGWFATDWTELNDPVVVTGVVEVDDPEHEYRHLDAPGHWAGGTTRDRQVPLGRLSAKDVMKGMSGAPVRRISDDRVVGVVSARYNAADGWLEHSVWVARTEDIENLLAGVVDVVVDGAPDLGEAVDLVLSMSETEVRLTGPNIAITAPHRGVSEGLAAVLGDAHRARARAGAGAGAVDRTIAPDAERAESIGAVSLRRAGQLLAESFLPAPIADALARMLRRATTEHVPVRLGIDAPGWPGLPWESLPDPVTSRPLALCPLVTVFRQVQAPKVRKIPGPLRILVAISAPERGGGALLDYERELRNVVAAVRGARAGDADVRVVPFATTAAIRAALDEAPAHVLHLSCHGGPGVLVLEDDDGAARAVTGEELVEEAVPPGMMPPVICLAACYTDVPGEEGAPSLAANLIEHGASAIIGTETSVTDWYATALFARVYQELAQSSVPDVVAAVADARRIVQLYLAASEHPRESILAALDEWSVVTVLAGSGSMRVFDPAEQERVSWPRSRSVGGLLWRGHGEFVGRRREQRALPAALAGRAVSGVVLHGIGGVGKTTLAAELLQHLQFPVVAVCTGEVSVDDVLAAVTGALRRHLATQGGYEQLLRIVGYASQVSEAWQDRFLALCEEVFSQVPVLLVLDNFEDNLTNRRLGDDALANLLARWATDPGESRLLVTSRYEFSLPGDAHRHLRSSLVGPMSMAETFKLIWSLPALDRLDDDDLEKVWRLVGGHPRSLEYLDALLNHGHARYHDVTARLSKALQAHPKAQAAVTADTLDAALAQTVTLIADDVLLDALLRTLEKHPGARELLLGASVYREPFGLDALLFQIGDVDEDAAHVPEYEGAQQHISDVLEQQHIPLAEFDIGKLPAHVLAQVQSDLDELAAVPMPPRSSSYDLGDLVAALAATSLLTVDSEAGVVFVHRWTASALERRCRDDELRQAHRKAAEYWNWRIRVWPQDREADLHDALEARHHLIAGDQLDEAEAISWTIARRLHAVGGWDHELALIHHTLAVLARTVDQQVPWQHQLGILAQARGDYTEAERRYTDALTILEELGDRARMASSYGQLGMLAQARGDYTEAERRYTDSLTIKKEFGDRPGMAITYHQLGTLAQARGDYTEAERRYTNSLTIKKELGDRAGMASTYHQLGTLAQDRGDYTEAERRYTDALTINEELGNRADMARSYGQLGILARARGDYTEAERRYTVALTILEELGDRAGMAITYYQLGILAQARGDYTEAERRYTDALTIDEELGDRPGMAITTSQLGTLAEAMNDHIGAVAHHAHAAHVRVQLNLHEQVFDLRRLQSLRDVVGAQRFDEAVRGAIGEDAATALTTVLEIYGHNE
- a CDS encoding epoxide hydrolase N-terminal domain-containing protein, with amino-acid sequence MPEFEGKAAHEMTTLEQQTSHAIRPFTVSFRKGALDDLRHRLAATRWPSRELVGDRSQGVQLATIRALVQYWANGYDLGRVQCLRASRGAVR
- a CDS encoding barstar family protein — its product is MESVESGALYRLVDGSGGNLLVGAEELDGFFVSPGDDSSEVAFLRARLGERPPRRVEDAVLEVVNTQRERIGEYLVGGVIFGDSGTADARGEVPRVSFRYFGDRCEYPEAAGIWPRWASGRPLLTGEWLQRPGGHHQAWLHVVRNSWFATGHGAVRYGNAEVMTLDGASTVTKAGFYCALGEAANGPGGYFGSNLDALADCLRSSPVGTRPVRLLWKDFSSSEEALGKQFVSAITAVLGEFGVVVEVR